The following DNA comes from Amycolatopsis albispora.
GTGTCCACGTAGTAGGCCGTGGTGCCGTCGGGGCTGAAGGCGAAGCCGTTGGAGATGGTGACGCCGCCGAGCACCCGTTCGACGTCGCCGCCGGGGTCGAGCCGGAACAACGCGCCCGCGCCCGGCCTGGCGTCGTAGGCCATCGAGCCGCAGTAGAACCGGCCGTCGGGGTCGCAGCCGCCGTCGTTCATCCGGATGCCGTCGTCGATCCACAGTGGACCGAGCGGGGTGATCGGGCCGGTCAGCTCGTCCGCCAGCGCGAACCCGCGTTCGGTGGCCAGCACCCAGCCGCCGGACCGGCGCGGCCGCAGCGCGGCGGCCACGGAACCGACGTGCGCGCGGGTCACCTGTCCCGTGGAGTCCATGGACAGCACGTCCCCGGCGAGCATGTCCACCCACACCAGGGTGTCCTGCCACCACACCGGGCCTTCGCCGTGCCAGGCCAGCGCTTCGGTCACCGGTTCAGCCATGGTCGCCCTCCCGCAACGGTTCCGGCAGCAGTTCACCCGGCAGGTCCTGGTAGGCGACCGGGCGCTGGAACCGCCGGATCGCCGCGGTGCCGACCGAGGTGAAGGTGCCGGTGGCGGCCGGGGCGGGTCCGCCGTGGTGCTGCGCGCGGGTCACCGCGACCCCGGTCGGCCAGCCGTTCCACACCACCCGGCCGGCGAACTCCGCCAGGCGCCGCACCAGCGGCCTGGCCACCTGTTCCGCGGTTTCGCCGTGCACGGTCGCGGTCAGCTCACCGGTGAACAGGCGCGCCGCGGCGAGCAGTTCGTGTTCACCGTCGTAGGAAACGAGCAGCGAAGTCGGGCCGAAGCATTCGGCCAGCAAGGTTTCGGCGTCGGCCCGCACCTGGTCCAGGGTGGTGGCCAGCAGCGCGGGCCGCGGGCCGTCCGCGGTGTCGCCACCCGGTTCGACCACCCGGATCGCGGGGTGCGCGGCGAGTTCGGCGCGCCGATGGGCGTGTGCCGCCGAGATGCGTTCGTTGAGCAGCTCCGCCGCGGCGCGCTCGCGAATCCGGTCCGCCACCAGCGACTCGAACGCGGGCATCGCGTCGGCCGGGTAGAACAGCACGCCGGGCTTGGTGCAGAACTGCCCCGCGCCGAGCAGGTACGAATCGGTGTACCCGGCGGCGATTTCCGCCTGCCTGCGCGCGGCCGCGCCCGGTGTCACGAAGACCGGGTTCACACTGCCCATCTCCGCGTAGAACGGGATCGGATCCGGCCGGGAGGCGGCCAGCGCGTACAGCGCCCGGCCACCGGCCGGTGAGCCGGTGAACGCGGCGGCTTTCACCTCCGGCGCCTGCAGGGCCGACCGGGCCGCTTCTTCCCCGCGCAGCAAGGCGAAGGTGCCTTCCGGCGCTCCGGCGCGGCTGAGCGCGCCCGAAACCACGGCCGCCGTCGCCTCCGCCAGTTCCGGGTGGCCGGGGTGTCCTTTGTGGATCACCGGGCACCCGGCGGCCAGCGCCGACGCGGTGTCGCCGCCCGCGACGCTGAAGGCGAACGGGAAGTTGCTCGCCCCGAAGACCAGGACCGGCCCGATCGGGCGGAGCAGGCGGCGCAGGTCCGGGCGGCCACCGGCGGGCCAGTCCGGATCGGCGTGGTCCACCACCGGCTCGCGGTAGGCATCGCCGGTGACCTCCCCGGCAAGCAGCCGGAACTGGAAGACGGTCCGCGCGAGTTCCCCTTCGAGCCGCGGCACCGGCAGGTGACTCTCCCGCGCGGCGATCGGCACCAGCTTGTCGCCCGCGGCCGCCAGCGCGTCGGCGACCAGGTTCATCGCCGTGGCCAGCCGCCCCGGCGGCCAGTCGGCCAGTTCCCTGGCGGCCACGGTCGCGGCGCGGAGCATGTCGGCCGACATCCCGCCTCCTGTTCGGTATTTCGGATGCTGTTCGAGACTCTAGACAGCGGCCGTCGCGCCCGTCAACACACGCCCGAGCCTCGCCGCGCCGGCCGCCACCCGTGCGTCCCATTGTGCGGGTGGCACGCGGAGCCAGCAGTCACGCGGAACCCGCAGGCCGAGCGCGGCCACCGGGCCCCACGCGCCCCGCACACCGGCCGCCAGGCGCACCTCCTCGTCGGCGATTTCCCTTGCCACGCCGTCAGTTCCGGTCAGCACCCGGCAGAGCACCTCGGTCCGGCCGTCCGGCGCACCCGAGCAGGCCACCACCCGCACCCGTTCGCCGGCGGGCACCGCGATCGCCACCTCGTGGCCGTACCAGGCCGCCAGCGCCTTGGCGAGGGGCTCACCCTCGCCCTCCAGCCGCTGCCGGACCGCCCAGGCCTCCCCCAGCCTGCCAACGCCCGGCCCGAGCGTGTAGGCCGCGCGCTTGGCCGGACGGGCGAGGTAACCGCGTTCGGCCAGCGTGGCGAGCAGTTCGTGCGCGGTCGTCCTGGGCACGCCCAGCCGCGAGGTGACCTCACCCGCGCTCACCCTGCCCTCGGCCAGCGCGTACTCCAGCACGTCGAGCGCTCGTGCCACCGCGGGAATCTCACGGACCACCGGCGCCTCCCTTTGACCGGGCGGGGCGGCGCCGGATAGCGTTCGAGCAGCGAAATCCCGGCACCTGTTCGAAATACCACGAGGAGAACCGATGTCCGTTGTCTCGCCCGACGCCGCCGGACAGCTCGCCGAGATCGGCTGGGGCGAGGACACCGCGTTGATCGGCGCGGTCGCGGCCACCCTGCTGTCGTGGCGGACCGGCGGCACGGAACTGCTGCTCACCCACGACCCGGCCGAACTCGGCGACAGCCACCAGGGCAAGGCCATCGCGCCGTGGCCCAACCGGATCGCCGCCGGGAGGTACACCTTCGACGGGCGTGAGCACCAGGTGGCGATCACCGAACCGGCGCGCAACGCGGCCCTGCACGGCCTGCTGAGCTGGGTGGAATGGGCCATCACCAAGCAGCGCGAGCACGCGGTCACCCTCGAACACCGGCTGCGGCCGCAGTACGGCTACCCGTTCAGCCTCCACTTGCGACTGACCTACGAACTGGGTCCCGGCGGGCTGAGCTGCACCCTCGAAGCCACCAACACCGGCACCGGGCCCGCGCCCTTCGGCGCCGCCTACCACCCGTACGTCCGGATCAGCGAAACCGTCGACGAGCTGCTGGTCGACCTGCCTGCCGACACCTACTACCCCACCGACGCGAACCTGATCCCGACCGGGCGCAAACCGGTCGAGGGCACCGAATTCGACTTCCGAGGTGGCCGCGAGCTCGGCTCGACCGCGCTCGACACGGCCTACACCGGGCTGGCCGCCGACGCCGACGGCATCACCCGGGTGCGGCTGACCGCGCCGTCCGGCCGCACGGTCACCGTGTGGGCCGACGGCAGCCACCGCTACCTGCAGGTCTACACCGACGACACACCCGGCACCGGCCGCCCGGCGCGCCAGGGCATCACGGTGGAACCGATGACCTGCGCGCCGGACGCGTTCAACACCGGGGACGGCCTCGTCACGCTGGCACCGGGCGAGACCTTCCGCGGCACCTGGGGACTGTCGCATTCGGACTAACCGTGCCGGGACAGGTCGACCGGCCCGTCCGCGACCGGCACGCCGAAGTCCGGGGTGCCGTCCGCGGTGAACCGCAGCCGCTGCACCCGCGTGTGCCGGTTGGGGTCGTACAGCGGGTCGCCGGTGATCTGCTCGTACTGCCGCGCGTGGTAGACCAGCACGTCGGCGCCGTCCTCGGCGGTGGTGAAGCTGTTGTGCCCCGGCCCGAACTGGCTGTTCTCGCGGCTGGTGGCGAACACCGGCCGAGGTGACTTGTGCCAGGACGCCGGGTCCAGCAGGTTCGCCGACTCGTTCGCGGTGAGCAGGCCCATGCAGTAGTTCGCGTCGGTGGCGCTGGCGGAAAAGGTGAGGAACACGCGCCCGTTGCGGATCAGCGCGGCGGCGCCCTCGTTGACGCGGTGCCCGCGGGTTTCCCAGTCGTAGGTGGGCGTGGAGAGCTTGGTGGGCGTGCCGGTGATCGCCCGCGGTGACGACATTTCCGCCAGGTACAGGCTGGTGCCGGGGCCGAGCGCCGGATCGTGCTGCGCCCAGCACAGGTACCGCTTGCCGCGGTGGGCGAAGGTGGTGGCGTCCAGCGAGAAGGTGTCGAGATGGGTGGTGATGCGCCCGGCCACCGTCCACGGCCCGGTACGCGGATCCTCGGCGGCGGTGGTCAGCACGTAGGGGCGGATGTGGAAGACGTCGTCGGAATTGCCCGCGGCGAAGTAGATGTACCAGCGGCCGTCGATGCGGTGCAGCTCGGGCGCCCAGATGTGGCCGCCCATCACCCCGCTCGACGGTCTGCGCCAGACCACCGTTTCCGGCGCGGTGGCCAGGCCGCCGATGGTGTTCGACGCGCGGATGATCAGGCGGTCGTATTCGGGGACCGACGCGGTGAAGTAGTACCGGCCGCGGTGGCGGGTGATGAACGGGTCGGCACGCTGGCGGATCAGCGGGTTCACCACCTGGCGGGTGGCACCGGCGAGGCCCGGGGCTTCGTGGCCCGCGGCGGCACCCGCCTGGCCTGAGGCGGCACCGGCCCGGCCCGGGGCGGCACTCGCCGCGCCAGCGGCGGCGCCGGCGAACAGTCCGGCGGTGGCGATCGCGGCCCCGGCACGCAGGGCGTCACGGCGGCCGAAAACGGCGGGGCGATGGGGGTTCGGCATTGAACGGTCCCTTCGACAGCGAAGATGCTCCGTCAACTGTGAGCGCTAACACCCGCCCGGTCAAGGGCCATTCAGACGTTGTGCGGCATACCGAACGGGATCAGCGGCCGCCGAGGGCGCGCGTCAAGCTCTCCGCACCTTCGCGGGCCCACTCGTCCCACTGCGTGCCGGGCACGGAAGTCCAGCGGTGCACCGGAACCGACAGGCTCAACGCGGCCACCATCTTGCCCGTCCGGTCGCGAACCGGTGCGGCCACGCAACTCACCGCGTCATTCGATTCGCAGAACTCGTGCGCCAGCTCGTCGGCACGAACGCGGTCGAGCGCCTGCCACAACTCGGCAGGCGTGCCCAGGCTCCGCGCGGTCATCCTCGTCAGCTGCCGCCCCGGCGGGTAGAGCACGTCGAATTCGGTGCGCGACAAGGCCGACAGCAGCATCTTGCCGACAGCCGTGCAGTGCGCGGGCAGCCGCCTGCCCACCGCCGAGACCATGCGCACCGAATGCGTGCTGTCGGTTTTGGCCACATACAGCACTTCGTCGCCGTCGCGCACGGCCACGTGCACGGTTTCCTGGCTGCGCGCGGAAACCGCCGCCGCCGCGATGGTGCCTTCGCGTGCCAGGTCCAGCCGTGACTCGTACGCGCCGCCCAGCTCGAACAGCCGCACCCCGAGGCGGTACCGCGTGCCCTCGTCGCCGAGACGGCTCAGGTAACCGCGGTCCGCCAGGGTGTTCAGCAGCTCGTGCACCGTGGTGCGCGGCAACCCCAGCCTGCTCACGATCTGGGGCGCGCCCAGCTCCTCCTCGTCGCGGAACAGCTCGAGAATGTCGAGAGCGCGGCTGACCGCCGGAACCGCACGGCTCATGGGACCCTCCGAACACCCGAAGACCTGGTGCCTGGACTGTACCCGCCCGCGTCCGAAATTTCGAACAGGCCACGGCGCTCGTAGCCGCTAGGGTGCGAGCAGCACCTTCACCGCCTTGTGGCGTTCTTCGGCCAGGATCCGGAAGGCTTCGTGCGCGTCCTCCAGCGCCACCTCGTGGGTCACCAGCAGGCCCGGGTCGAGCGCTCCCGAAGCGAAGGCACGCACAGCGTGCGTCCACGCCCGCGGTGGCGCGCCGAACACCGTGTGCACGGTGATTTCGTTCAGCACCAGGGAAACCGGGTCCAGCGGCTGGTCGTCCGCGCCGGGAATGCCGGTCAGCGCCACCCGGCCCCCGCGCCGCGCCAGCCGCACCGCGCTGAACGCCGTGCCCGGCGCGCCCGCCGCCTCCAGCACCGCGTCGAAGGCACCGGCCAGCGAGTCCAGCTGGGACGGCAGCACCAGCGAATCGGCACCGCACTGCGTCGCCAGCGCCGAGCGGTCGAGGCGCGTGTGCACCACCACGATTTCCCCGGCCCCCGCCGCCCGCAGCAGCTGCACCGCCAGCAGCCCGAGCATGCCCGCGCCGACCACCGCACACCGCTCCCCCGGCTGCACGGCCAGCTTCAGGCACGCCGCCGCCACGCACGCGGCCGGTTCGAGGCCCGCCGCCGCGCGCAGGTCCGCGGTCTCCGGCAGCCGGTGCAGCAGGCGCGCGGGCACCACCAGGTGGTCCGACCACGCACCCGGCTGGGTGAACCCGGTTTCCTCGTACGGCCCGTCGCAGAGGTTCGTGTCCCCGCGACGGCACGCCGAGCACACTTGGCACGACCGGATGCCCTCACCGACCACCGGCGCGCCGACCAGGTCCGCGCCCACGCCGTCGCCGACCGCGGCGACGCGTCCCGACCATTCGTGCCCCGGCACCACCGGGTAGCGCACGTACTCGGCGGGCCGCGTGCCCTGCATGATCTCGCGGTCGGACCCGCAGATCCCGGACCACGCGACCCGGACCAGCGCCTCCCCGGCGCCCGGCACGGGTGGCTCGCCGTCCCGCACGGCCAGCTCACCCGGCCGGTCGATCCACACCGACCGGTTCACCGGGCACGACCCACGATGAGCCGCTGCAGCAGGATGAACACCAGCAGCAGCGCGCCGATCACGATCTTCGTCCACCATGAGCTCAGCGTGCCCTCGAAGGTGATCAGCGTCTGGATCACCCCCAGCACCAGCACCCCCAGCACGGTGCCGGCCAGGTACCCGGACCCGCCGGTGAGAATGGTGCCGCCGATGACCACGGCCGCGATCGCGTCCAGTTCCATGCCCACCGCGTGCGAGGAATTGCCCGACAGCGTGTAGAAGGTGAGCAGGATGCCGCCGAGCGCCGAGCAGAAGCCGCTGATCGTGTACACGCCGACGCGGGTCCGTGCCACCGGCAACCCCATCAGCAGCGCCGACCGGTTGCTGCCGCCGATCGCGTACACCGTGCGGCCGAGCCGCGTGTAGTGCAGCACGTACCCGGCCACCAGCAGCACGGCGACCGCGATCAGCACGCTGACCGAGACCCGCAGTCCGCCGGGCAGTTCGACCGGCGTCTGCGCGATCGTGACAAACAGCGGATCCTCCAGCGAAACCGACTCCGTGCTCAGCGTGTAGCTGATGCCGCGCGCCAGGAACATGCCCGCCAGCGTCACGATGAACGGCTGGATCTCGAAGTAGTGGATGATCGAGCCCATGCCGAGGCCGAGCACCGCGCCCGCCGCCAGCACCGCGACCATCACCACCGGCGCGGGCAGGCCAGCGGCCAGCAGCTCGGCACAGAGCACAGTGGACAGTGCGACCACCGAGCCGACGGACAGGTCGATGCCGCCGGTCAGGATGACGAAGGTCATCCCGGCGGCGACCACCAGCAGGAAGGCGTTGTCGATCAGGATGTTCAGCACCACCTGCCCGTCCCCGAAGGCCGGGTAGCGGGTCGCGCCGAAGCCGTAGGCGATGATCAGCAGGGCCAGCGACGCGGCGATCGGCAGGTACCGCGCCTGCCGCCAGCCGCCGCGCACCGGGGTGGCGGTCACCGTGCTCATGCGGGCACCTCCACCTTCGCGGCGGGTTCGGCGGGTGCGGGCGCCGGTGGCTTTCGCCGCCGCCGCAGCCGGGCCCGGAACGCCGGGGACTGGACCAGGCAGACCACCGTCACCACGAGCGCCTTGACCAGCAGCGTCGATTCCGGTGGCACGCCGACGGTGTAGACGGTGGTGGACAGCGTCTGGATGAGCAGCGCGCCGAGCACGGTGCCGCCGAGCGAAAACCGCCCGCCCGAGAGCAGCGTGCCGCCGATGACCACGGCCAGGATCGCGTCCAGCTCGATCCACAGCCCGGCGTTGTTGCCGTCCGCGCTGGAGACGTTCGAGCTGACCATCAGCCCGGCCAGTCCCGCGCACAGCCCGCAGAACACGTAGACCAGGGTCAGCAGGCCGCGGGCCCGCACCCCGGCCAGCCTGCTCGCCTCGGGATTGCCGCCGACCGACTCGACCAGCAGCCCGAGCGCGGACCGCCGGACCACCAGCGCGGTCGCGGCCACCACGCCGAGCGCGACCAGGATCGGCGCGGGCAGGCCGAACCAGTACCCGCCGCCGAGCACCCGGAACGGATCGGAGTCCACGGTGATGATCTGCCCGCCGGTGACCAGCTGGGCCAGCCCGCGCCCGGCCACCATCAGGATGAGCGTGGCGATGATCGGCTGGATCCCGATCACCGACACCAGGAAACCGTTGCACAACCCCAGAACCAGGCACAGCGCGAGCGCGATGCCGAAGGCGCCGAACACCCCGCCGACGGAGTTCTGGTCGGGCAGCGCGCTGATCTGCGCGCAGGCGATCGCGGCGCCGATGGCGACCACCGAGCCCACCGAGAGGTCGATGCCGCCGGTGGCCACCACCAGCGTCATGCCCAGCGCGACCAGGATCAGCGGCGCGCCGAAGCGCAGGATGTCGATCAGCGTGCCGTAGAGGTGCCCGTCGCGGACCTGGATGCTGAAGAACGACGGCGAGAGCACGAGGTTCACCAGCAGCAGCGCGACCAGCGCGGCCGCGGGCCAGAACAGCCGGTACCTGCTCATGACGGCGCTCCTTCGGCGATCGTGCGCATGATGGCCTCCGGGGTCAGGCCGGTGTTGGGCAGGCGGTCGACCACCCGGTGGTCGCGCAGCACCGCCACCTGGTGGCTCAACCGCAGCACCTCCTCCAGTTCGGCCGAAACGAACAGCACGGCCATGCCGCCGTCGGCGAGTTCGGCGACCAGCTTCTGGATCTCCGCCTTCGCGCCGACGTCGATGCCGCGCGTGGGCTCGTCCAGGATGAGCAGCCGCGGTTCGGTGATCAGCCAGCGCGCCAGCAGCACCTTCTGCTGGTTGCCACCGGAGAGCGTGCCCACCGGCAGGTCCGGATCGGCCGGGCGGATGCCCAGCGCCGAGATGTACTTCTTGGCCAGCTCGTCCTGGCGGCGCCGCGAGATCGGGCGGGTCCAGCCGCGTGTGGCCTGCAGCGCGAGAATGATGTTCTCCCGCACGGTGAGGTCCTCGATCAGGCCCTCGGCCTTGCGGTTCTCCGAGCAGAAGGCGACGCCGGCCGACATCGCCGCCCGTGGTGTGCGCAGGACGGTCTTCTTTCCGTCGAGTTCGAGGGCGCCGGAGTCGCTGTGGTCGGCACCGAAGAACAGCCGCGCGAGTTCGGTGCGGCCCGAGCCGAGCAGCCCGGCCAGCCCGACCACCTCACCCTCGCGAATGGTCAGCGAGAACGGCTCGATCGCGCCCTTGCGGCCCAGCCCGGTCGCCTCGGCGAACGGCTTCTTCTCCGCCGGGTCCCAGTCGCGCCGCGGCTCCTCGAGTTCCTCCAGGGTGTCCAGCTCGCGGCCGATCATCTTGGTCACCAGCGACACCGGGGTGATCTCGTCCGCCAGGTACTCCCCGACCAGTTTCCCGTTGCGCAGCACGGTCATCCGGTCGGCGATGGCGAAGACCTGGTCGATGAAGTGCGAGACGAACAGGATCGCCATGCCCTCGGCGCGCAGCGCGCGGATCACGCCCAGCAGCTTGTCCACCTCGCCGGTGTCCAAACTGGACGTCGGCTCGTCGAGCACCAGCACCCGCGCGGAGACCTCCATCGCCCGCGCGATGGCCACCAGCTGCTGCACCGCGAGCGAATGCCCGCCCAGTTCGCTGGTCACGTCCAGGTCGAGGTCCAGCCGCCGCACCAGTTCCGCCGCGCGCCGGCGCAGCGGGCCCCACTGGATGCGGCCGAACCGCCGCGGTTCACGGCCGAGGAAGATGTTCTCCGCCACCGACAGGTTCGGGCAGAGGTTGACCTCCTGGTACACCGTGCTGATGCCGTGGCGCTGGGCCTGCGCGGGCCCGGTGAAGGCCACCGGCTCGCCGCCCAGCTCGATCGCGCCGGCGTCGATGTCGTAGACCCCGGTGAGCACCTTGATCAGGGTGGACTTGCCCGCCCCGTTCTCGCCCATCAGCGCGTGCACCTCGCCGGGGAACAGGCGGAAGCCGACGTCGTCGAGCGCGACGACCCCGGGGAACTGCTTGCGGATGCCGGTCATGGTCAGGATCGGCGGACTTGTCATGCGTGCCCTCGTCTCGGGAGTGGAGCTCCCGGCGCCGGACGGCGGCCGGCGCCGGGAGGGCTCGTGAGCGCTCAGTACTTCCGCTGCGGCAGCGCGGCCTTGGCGGCCTGCTGGTCGAAGACCGTCTCCTCGGTCTCCACCCGCGGCGGCACCGGCTCGCCCGCGGCCACCTTCTTGGCCAGGTCCATCAGCTGGGTGCCGAGCAGCGGGTTGCACTCGACCACGAAGTTGATCTTGCCGTCGGCCAGCGCCTGCAGCGCGTCCCGCACCCCGTCCACCGAGACGATCTTGATGTCGGTGCCCGGCTTGAGCCCGGCGCCCTCGATGGCCTCGATCGCGCCGAGCGCCATGTCGTCGTTGTGCGCGTAGAGCACGTCGATCTTGCCCTGCGACTTGAGGAAGGCCTCCATCACCTCCTTGCCCTTGGACCGGGTGAACTCACCGGTCTGGGAGGCGACCACCTGGAACTTCGGGTCCTTGCCGATCACCTCGGCGAAGCCGGCCTTGCGGTCGTTGGCCGGCGCGGAACCGGTGGTGCCCTGCAGTTCCACGATGCGCACCGGGCCGGTGGCCGCGCCGAACTCCTTGACCAGCCAGTCCCCCGACTTGCGGCCCTCGGCCACGAAGTCCGAGCCCAGGAAGGTCTTGTACAGCGTGGTGTCGGCCGAATCCACCGCGCGGTCGGTGAGGATGACCGGGATGTTGGCCGTCTTGGCCTCCTTGAGCACGGTGTCCCAGCCCGATTCGACCACCGGCGAGAAGGCGATCACGTCCACCCGCTGCTGGATGAACGAGCGGATCGCCTTGATCTGGTTCTCCTGCTTCTGCTGGGCGTCGGAGAACTTCAGGTCCACCCCGGCCGCGGCGGCGGCCTCCTGGATCGACTGGGTGTTCGCGGTCCGCCAGCCGCTTTCCGCGCCCACCTGGGAAAAGCCCAGGGTCAGCTGCCCGTCACCGGCGGCCTGGCCCCCGCCGCCGGACGCGCAGCCCGCCAGCATGCCCAGCCCCAGTATCGCCGCCGACCACGTGGCCCACGTCCTTCGCTTCACGGCACTCACTCCTCGATCCACACTGATCAGAAAACTACCGAAACTGTTATCGCTAACATTCGGACGCGGCCGGACGGGGCAGCGTGCTGCCCCGGGTGGGTTACGCGCCCGTGCTCTCGCGGACGACCAGCTCCGCGGGCACCAGGGAGCGAACCGGCGCGGCCGCCCCTTCGATCCGTTCCTGCAGCAGGCCGAAGGTGCGCCTGCCCACCTCGATGAAGTCCTGCCGCACGGTGGTCAGCGGCGGGTTGAAGAAGGCGGCTTCCGGCACGTCGTCGAACCCGGCCACGTGCACGTCACCGGGCACCGAGCGGCCCGCCTCGGCGAACGCGCGCAGCAGTCCCAGCGCCATCTGGTCGTTGGCGACAAAAACCGCGGTGACCCCGCGCTCGCCGAGCAGCCGCTTACCCGCTTCGTAACCGGAGCGCGGGCTCCAGTCACCACGCAGCACTGGCGGCGGTTCCGCGTCGTGCCGCTTGAGCGTGCGCCGCCAGGCCTGCTCACGCGCCCGCGCCTCCAGCCAGTCCGACGGGCCGGCGACGTGCCAGACCGTGCGGTGACCGAGGCCGAGCAGGTGCTCGGTGACCTGCCGGGCGCCGTCACGCTGGTCCACCGACACCACCGGGATCGAGGCCCGGTCGGTGTCGGCCACCGCGACCAGCGGCACGCCGGCGGGGACCGCGCGCAGGGCGGGCTTGGCCACCACGTGCGGCGCGATCACCACCACGCCCTCGACGGCCTGGCGCCGCAGGCTGTCCACGGCGGCCGCGATGGAATCCCGCCGCGGATCGCTGACGCTGGCGATGGAGATGCCGTACCCGGCTTCACGGGCCGCCAGCTCCACCCCGAACAGGGTGCTGGCCGGGCCGAACAGGGTGGAGTCCAGCGCGACCACGCCGAGGTTGCGCGTGCGGCCGGTGGCCAGCGCGCGGGCGGTGGAATTGGGCCGGTAGCCCAGTTCCTCGATGGCGGCCAGCACCTTCTCCCTGGTTTCCGCGCGGACCGGGCCGGTCTCGTTGATCACGCGGGAGACGGTCATGTGCGACACGCCGGCCAGCGAGGCCACGTCGGTGAGCGCGG
Coding sequences within:
- a CDS encoding SMP-30/gluconolactonase/LRE family protein, with amino-acid sequence MAEPVTEALAWHGEGPVWWQDTLVWVDMLAGDVLSMDSTGQVTRAHVGSVAAALRPRRSGGWVLATERGFALADELTGPITPLGPLWIDDGIRMNDGGCDPDGRFYCGSMAYDARPGAGALFRLDPGGDVERVLGGVTISNGFAFSPDGTTAYYVDTPTGRIDAFDYSSQDGLTGRREFVKVEPPGDPDGITVDAEGGVWVALWGGSAVRRYDAGGVLDAVIDLPVSQVTACTFGGPGLTRLYITTSQQDAAPDHRAGAVFAAEPGVAGLPALTFAG
- a CDS encoding zinc-dependent alcohol dehydrogenase, whose translation is MNRSVWIDRPGELAVRDGEPPVPGAGEALVRVAWSGICGSDREIMQGTRPAEYVRYPVVPGHEWSGRVAAVGDGVGADLVGAPVVGEGIRSCQVCSACRRGDTNLCDGPYEETGFTQPGAWSDHLVVPARLLHRLPETADLRAAAGLEPAACVAAACLKLAVQPGERCAVVGAGMLGLLAVQLLRAAGAGEIVVVHTRLDRSALATQCGADSLVLPSQLDSLAGAFDAVLEAAGAPGTAFSAVRLARRGGRVALTGIPGADDQPLDPVSLVLNEITVHTVFGAPPRAWTHAVRAFASGALDPGLLVTHEVALEDAHEAFRILAEERHKAVKVLLAP
- a CDS encoding IclR family transcriptional regulator, with the translated sequence MSRAVPAVSRALDILELFRDEEELGAPQIVSRLGLPRTTVHELLNTLADRGYLSRLGDEGTRYRLGVRLFELGGAYESRLDLAREGTIAAAAVSARSQETVHVAVRDGDEVLYVAKTDSTHSVRMVSAVGRRLPAHCTAVGKMLLSALSRTEFDVLYPPGRQLTRMTARSLGTPAELWQALDRVRADELAHEFCESNDAVSCVAAPVRDRTGKMVAALSLSVPVHRWTSVPGTQWDEWAREGAESLTRALGGR
- a CDS encoding aldose 1-epimerase family protein — its product is MSVVSPDAAGQLAEIGWGEDTALIGAVAATLLSWRTGGTELLLTHDPAELGDSHQGKAIAPWPNRIAAGRYTFDGREHQVAITEPARNAALHGLLSWVEWAITKQREHAVTLEHRLRPQYGYPFSLHLRLTYELGPGGLSCTLEATNTGTGPAPFGAAYHPYVRISETVDELLVDLPADTYYPTDANLIPTGRKPVEGTEFDFRGGRELGSTALDTAYTGLAADADGITRVRLTAPSGRTVTVWADGSHRYLQVYTDDTPGTGRPARQGITVEPMTCAPDAFNTGDGLVTLAPGETFRGTWGLSHSD
- a CDS encoding ABC transporter permease; its protein translation is MSRYRLFWPAAALVALLLVNLVLSPSFFSIQVRDGHLYGTLIDILRFGAPLILVALGMTLVVATGGIDLSVGSVVAIGAAIACAQISALPDQNSVGGVFGAFGIALALCLVLGLCNGFLVSVIGIQPIIATLILMVAGRGLAQLVTGGQIITVDSDPFRVLGGGYWFGLPAPILVALGVVAATALVVRRSALGLLVESVGGNPEASRLAGVRARGLLTLVYVFCGLCAGLAGLMVSSNVSSADGNNAGLWIELDAILAVVIGGTLLSGGRFSLGGTVLGALLIQTLSTTVYTVGVPPESTLLVKALVVTVVCLVQSPAFRARLRRRRKPPAPAPAEPAAKVEVPA
- the yjfF gene encoding galactofuranose ABC transporter, permease protein YjfF, whose amino-acid sequence is MSTVTATPVRGGWRQARYLPIAASLALLIIAYGFGATRYPAFGDGQVVLNILIDNAFLLVVAAGMTFVILTGGIDLSVGSVVALSTVLCAELLAAGLPAPVVMVAVLAAGAVLGLGMGSIIHYFEIQPFIVTLAGMFLARGISYTLSTESVSLEDPLFVTIAQTPVELPGGLRVSVSVLIAVAVLLVAGYVLHYTRLGRTVYAIGGSNRSALLMGLPVARTRVGVYTISGFCSALGGILLTFYTLSGNSSHAVGMELDAIAAVVIGGTILTGGSGYLAGTVLGVLVLGVIQTLITFEGTLSSWWTKIVIGALLLVFILLQRLIVGRAR
- a CDS encoding helix-turn-helix domain-containing protein, coding for MVREIPAVARALDVLEYALAEGRVSAGEVTSRLGVPRTTAHELLATLAERGYLARPAKRAAYTLGPGVGRLGEAWAVRQRLEGEGEPLAKALAAWYGHEVAIAVPAGERVRVVACSGAPDGRTEVLCRVLTGTDGVAREIADEEVRLAAGVRGAWGPVAALGLRVPRDCWLRVPPAQWDARVAAGAARLGRVLTGATAAV
- a CDS encoding aldehyde dehydrogenase (NADP(+)); the encoded protein is MSADMLRAATVAARELADWPPGRLATAMNLVADALAAAGDKLVPIAARESHLPVPRLEGELARTVFQFRLLAGEVTGDAYREPVVDHADPDWPAGGRPDLRRLLRPIGPVLVFGASNFPFAFSVAGGDTASALAAGCPVIHKGHPGHPELAEATAAVVSGALSRAGAPEGTFALLRGEEAARSALQAPEVKAAAFTGSPAGGRALYALAASRPDPIPFYAEMGSVNPVFVTPGAAARRQAEIAAGYTDSYLLGAGQFCTKPGVLFYPADAMPAFESLVADRIRERAAAELLNERISAAHAHRRAELAAHPAIRVVEPGGDTADGPRPALLATTLDQVRADAETLLAECFGPTSLLVSYDGEHELLAAARLFTGELTATVHGETAEQVARPLVRRLAEFAGRVVWNGWPTGVAVTRAQHHGGPAPAATGTFTSVGTAAIRRFQRPVAYQDLPGELLPEPLREGDHG
- a CDS encoding family 43 glycosylhydrolase; protein product: MPNPHRPAVFGRRDALRAGAAIATAGLFAGAAAGAASAAPGRAGAASGQAGAAAGHEAPGLAGATRQVVNPLIRQRADPFITRHRGRYYFTASVPEYDRLIIRASNTIGGLATAPETVVWRRPSSGVMGGHIWAPELHRIDGRWYIYFAAGNSDDVFHIRPYVLTTAAEDPRTGPWTVAGRITTHLDTFSLDATTFAHRGKRYLCWAQHDPALGPGTSLYLAEMSSPRAITGTPTKLSTPTYDWETRGHRVNEGAAALIRNGRVFLTFSASATDANYCMGLLTANESANLLDPASWHKSPRPVFATSRENSQFGPGHNSFTTAEDGADVLVYHARQYEQITGDPLYDPNRHTRVQRLRFTADGTPDFGVPVADGPVDLSRHG